A window of the Trichoplusia ni isolate ovarian cell line Hi5 chromosome 4, tn1, whole genome shotgun sequence genome harbors these coding sequences:
- the LOC113492904 gene encoding zinc finger BED domain-containing protein 4-like, with the protein MSPPIKSNVWDYFEPNKEDQDKANCKICKKSYSRKGRTTSSLKNHLKSMHSEEFSTFENISKEKKLQQMKSDANKVTTPLQESKKQLSLEEVVLKEKKWDVNNLNSKKIDKLIGEMIALQNLPFNFVEGLGFRRLMQELAPRYNFRGRNFFTDFVCKELYSKVAQKVKGLIENFDNMSFTSDIWSDPSSNASLLSLTCHGIAENFDRSSIILKCETFDGRHTGDLVAEKFSNMLSEWNIKKQQLHCLIRDEGSNMKRAARLAALNDIDCTVHKIQLAIRSCLGSQENIKILKQKCKRISTHFNHSTIAQKQLQSIQDRLNQPHLKVFQDCVTRWNSTFYMFERFSKIKDALSLYMNDNEIDPVLPEEWKMIESFIQLLGPFEEATRELSSSSALISSVIPIIQMLEKKVDDYLTRSQEFDPIRQAVTTLKNELSTKFSSLGENNLYTIATYLDPRYKHKFFTPVTEEKIKDDIIKMINIENDNFESVNTNAKRAKITDCMENETEQLGPGTSGFNKKPCLKNDLAMMLDSSSEDESQDEPENSSVEAVLKKELLAYRTKKRINVSENPLNWWSVHRGEFKVLSPIVRRFLSAPPGSVPSEQLFSSAGLIYEPLRNRLEPEKAAILLFIKYNAPIFKFNY; encoded by the exons ATGTCACCACCGATCAAAAGTAATGTATGGGATTATTTTGAACCAAATAAAGAAGACCAGGATAAAGCTAAttgtaaaatatgcaaaaaaagcTACTCTCGCAAGGGCCGCACCACGTCGTCTTTAAAAAACCATCTTAAGTCGATGCACTCAGAAGAATTTTCTACATTTGAGAACattagtaaagaaaaaaaattacaacagaTGAAATCTGACGCAA aTAAAGTTACCACTCCTCTGCAAGAATCAAAGAAACAACTTTCATTAGAGGAAGTGGTTCTAAAAGAAAAGAAGTGGGACGTCAATAACTTGAATtctaaaaaaattgataaactCATTGGAGAAATGATTGCACTTCAAAATTTAccgtttaattttgttgaaggGCTAGGTTTTCGTAGACTGATGCAAGAATTAGCACCAAGATATAACTTTAGGGGACgcaatttttttacagattttgtaTGCAAGGAATTATATAGCAAAGTGGCTCAAAAAGTTAAAGGATTAATCGAAAATTTTGATAACATGTCGTTTACGTCTGACATTTGGTCGGATCCTAGCTCAAACGCTTCTTTGCTTAGCCTGACTTGCCATGGAATTGCAGAAAACTTTGATAGATCATCGATAATATTGAAATGTGAGACATTTGACGGCCGTCACACTGGTGACTTAGTTGCTGAAAAATTCAGTAACATGCTTTCTGAAtggaacattaaaaaacaacaactgcATTGCCTAATCAGAGATGAAGGGTCTAATATGAAACGAGCCGCGCGATTAGCAGCATTAAATGATATAGACTGTACTGTTCACAAGATACAACTGGCTATCCGTAGTTGTTTAGGTTCtcaagaaaacataaaaatactaaaacaaaagtgTAAGAGAATTTCGACCCATTTCAATCACTCTACCATTGCCCAGAAACAACTGCAATCAATTCAGGACAGACTGAATCAACCGCACCTGAAAGTGTTTCAAGATTGTGTAACACGATGGAACAGTACATTCTACATGTTCGAGCGTTTTTCAAAGATAAAGGATGCTCTGAGCCTTTACATGAATGATAATGAAATTGACCCTGTTCTACCAGAAGAATGGAAAATGATTGAAAGTTTCATTCAATTACTGGGACCTTTTGAGGAAGCAACACGGGAACTGAGCAGCTCTTCTGCTCTTATTTCATCTGTGATACCGATAATACAAATGcttgaaaaaaaagttgatgACTATTTAACAAGATCGCAAGAGTTTGATCCGATTCGTCAGGCTGTAACGACTTTGAAAAACGAACTTTCTACAAAGTTTTCTAGCTTGGgagaaaacaatttatataccaTCGCTACCTACTTAGATCCTCGCTATAAGCACAAATTTTTCACACCGGTGACTGAAGAAAAGATTAAAgatgacattataaaaatgataaatattgagAATGACAATTTTGAATCAGTTAATACCAATGCCAAAAGGGCTAAAATAACTGATTGCATGGAAAATGAAACAGAACAACTAGGACCAGGGACTTCAGGTTTCAACAAAAAGCCATGCTTAAAAAACGACCTGGCTATGATGTTAGATTCGTCGAGTGAAGACGAAAGTCAAGATGAGCCAGAAAATAGTAGCGTTGAagctgtattaaaaaaagagttaCTTGCTTACCGtactaaaaaaagaataaatgtgAGTGAAAATCCTTTAAACTGGTGGAGTGTACATCGAGGGGAATTCAAGGTATTATCGCCGATAGTACGAAGATTTTTATCTGCTCCACCGGGCAGTGTTCCTAGCGAACAACTGTTTAGTAGCGCGGGATTAATTTACGAACCTCTGCGTAACAGACTAGAACCAGAAAAGGCGGCAATACTACTCTTCATCAAGTATAATGctcctatttttaaattcaactattga